Within the Marixanthomonas sp. SCSIO 43207 genome, the region TTAGTTGTAAGTTGGAATCCTAGCTTTGAAAATATATTAGCTCAAATTGTTGACGCAAGTGTTTTAGAATGTAAAGTGATAATTACCACTACAAACCAAACTTCTGTAGAAGCATTTTTACAATCTGAAGGTGTAGATTTAACCAACGTAATCTTTTTAAATGAGCCTTTTGATAGTATTTGGATTAGGGATTATGGTGGCAATACAATTTATAGTAATGATGTGGGTGAACGTGCTCTCACAGACTGGATTTACAACCGTCCACGACCAAATGATGATGAAATTCCCACGGCTCACGCAAATTTATTAGGGTTGCCTATTTATACAACTACTTCAGGAACTAACGACTTAGTGAATACCGGAGGTAATTTTATGAGTGATGGTATGGGAAATGCGTTTGCTTCAGAATTAATACTAGATGAAAATGCTCCCGGAAATCCGTATGGAGTGAGTTCAAAAACTGAAGCAGAAATAGACGCTATTATGCAGCAATACATGGGGATAGATAATTATATAAAAATGGAAACGCTTCCCCATGATGGCATTCATCATATAGATATGCATATGAAGCTTCTCGATGAAGAGACTATTTTGGTAAGTGAATACCCTGATGGAGTTGCAGATGGTCCTCAAATACAACAAAATATTGAGTATGTATTAAACAACTTTCAAACACCTTTTGGAACACCGTATGATATAAAATGGATCCCGGCACCGGCAGATAAGACAGGACGTTACCCAGATGGAGGAGGTGATTATTGCACCTATAGCAATATGATTTTTGTCAATAAAACTATTTTGGTTCCAACCTATAGACCAGAAGTAGACCAACCTGCCTTAGATTATTTAGAAGAATTAATGCCCGGTTATAACATTGTAGGCATTGATGTAGACAACTCGGGAGAAAATTTAATATCATTATCTGGAGCCATTCATTGCATAACGCATACAATTGGAGTTGAAAATCCTTTATGGATAGTACACAATCCTATAGAAGAAGCAGGCTCTGGAAGTACCGTTGAGATTAATGCCATGATAAAACATAATTCAGGTATTAATACTGCAGATGTGTTTTGGCGAGAAGTTGGAGCTACCGAATATTCTGAAATACCTATGAGCTTTGCAGGAGATGACAATTGGACTACAAACTTAACGCTTCCTTCAGAAGATGTTGATGTGGAATATTACATTCACGCAGAAGCCAACTCTGGTAAAACAATTAATAGACCTATTGTTGCTCCCGAAGGATACTGGACAATTGATACATCAACATTGTCTACAGAAGAATGGGCTGCAAATAATATTTCTTCTGCTTACCCCAATCCGGCAACAGACGAAGTTAACTTTAATCTTAATGCAATTGAGGGACCGGTAGAGCTTTCTGTATATACTATTTTGGGTCAACAATTATATACTAGAACCATTACCAATGCAAATGGTGTTATCAATTTGAAACTAAACCCAGATTGGAAAGGAACTCTATTTGTTACTTTTAAAGGAAAATTTGGCCAAGTAAATAAAAAAGTTCTCAAGCTTTAAGCTTTTCAAACTTTTATAAAACTTTTTAAAAACCATCACAATATTATGTGATGGTTTTTGTTTTATGATAGATAGTAATATAACAAACCTTGTATTTTGTCGAATATATTTGCTTTTTAATCAGTTAATTAGCATATTTGACGAAGTAATTTCTTACACCCCAACTTATGAAACGTATTTCCCTACTGCTGTTTCTGTTATTATTTTGTGGTTTTTTTACACTACAAGCACAAAGCAGTACTTCAGCACAAACAATTAATGTCAATAAAGATGTTGATGTTGTAAAAGTCTATGAACAAGTTGTAAAAGAAGGATATGGTACTCCTTTTATTTATAAAAAATTAGCCAACGCTCATTACTTCAAGAGCAATTATAAGGATGCAAAAAAATGGTTTGAGAAGCTTTTTGCTGAAGAAAAACCTACAGATGCTACTTTAAAATTTAGATACAAACAAACTCTAAAGGCTTTGAATATTTACAGTCCTGAGAACAGATATATTTCATATTCTGGGACCGATTAATTTTTTTGAACCTCTTTTTTTATTTCCTTGTGTCTAAAACATGAAGTTACGTGATCGTTTACCATACCGGTAGCTTGCATATGAGCGTATACAACGGTTGAGCCTACAAACTTGAATCCGCGTTTTTTTAAATCTTTGCTTATAGTATCGCTTAGAGGCGTATTAGCAGGAACATTTTTAAGTGATTTTAATTCATTTTGAATAGGTTTTCCATCTACAAAACCCCAAATATACGTACTGAAACTTCCAAATTCTTCTTGCACTTTCATAAAAGACTGTGCATTACTCACTGCAGATTTTACTTTCAGTTTATTTCTTATAATACCTGTATTGGTAAGTAATGAATCAATTTTATTTTGGTTGTACTGTGCTATCTTTTTGTAATCAAAACCGTCAAAAGCTTCTCTGAAATTTTCTCGCTTTCGTAAAATGGTGATCCAACTCAATCCCGCTTGAAAAGTTTCTAGTAATAAAAACTCAAAAAGTGTTTGGTCATCATACACCGGAACTCCCCATTCTGTATCGTGATATGCAATATATAAAGGATCGTCTCCACACCAAGCGCAACGTTGTTTGGTCATAATGATAGGTATTAATTAGTACTGCCCAGGAAAATTATAAGTAATAGTGCCTAGTTGCTTTTTTTTGCTGGCTTTGGTAGTAAATCGAGCTTGTTTAGCATATTCCAAAGCACTATCAATCAAACAGCCGTTGGTAGTTGTAGAGGCGCTCTGGCTATAAGTTGTTTTAATAACGTTTCCTAAAGAATCAACAACAATGTTAATTACTACCTTTCCACTGCCTTCACAGGTATAAACAGGGTTGGGCAATTCAAGATCACTTCGGTTTACTAAACGATAACTTACAGTTGTGTTACGGTTGGCTGCTTTTTTTCCTGATTTTTCATTAGCTGTTTTTTCTGTGTTTTTAGCTTTCTTTTTTGACGCTTTTTGAGCAGCTCGCATTCCGTTTCCGTTGGTTGATGCGTTTGAACTTTCAATAGCGGCATCAATTTCATCTAGTTTATTTTGTATTTCTTTAGATGTGTTTATCTCATCACGATTCATTTCAGCAAGTAGCTTTTCAGCTTCATTATATGCGCGATTTGTTTCAATTTTAGAGGCTTCAGTTTCAGTTTTTATAATTTCCTCTTGCTTAGGAAGCACCTCTTCAAGTTTTGCATATTCAATATCATAAACGGGTTCCTTTTCTTTTTTTGCATTGCCAAGTTTAATGCTGTAAAGCAATAAAAAAAGAATCCCAAAAAGAAGGGAGGTTACTAGTAGGGCGCGGTATGAATAATTTAGGTTCATTACTTCGGTGAAAAATTAAGCAAAATAATGGAAATCAAGCAGGTAATTAATAGATAATTAAGATTGTGTAGCTTGTAAGTTTTTCTCAAAATCTTCTATTGTAATTGCATTTTCTACTGAAAAATCACCAATTTTAGTACGTTTTAACGCAGAAAGATGTGCGCCATTTTTTAACGCTTTTCCAAAATCATGAGCGAGAGAACGAATGTAGGTTCCTTTACTGCACGCAACTCTGAAATCTACTTCAGGAAGTTCAATTCGGGTAATTTCAAAGGCTGAAATATGTACTGTTCGTGATGGGATTTCAACTTTTTCACCTGCCCTAGCATATTCATATAAGCGTTTTCCTTCTTTTTTTAAAGCCGAAAAAACAGGTGGTTGCTGTTGAATATCTCCTATAAACTGGTTTGTAGCTTCATAGATATTTTCTGAAGTAATTTCAGTTATATCAAAACGGTGATCTATTTCGGTTTCTAGATCATAACTTGGAGTTGTTGCACCAAGTGTAAAGGTGCCGGTGTACTCTTTTTCTTGAGCTTGAAGGGTTTCTATTTTTTTTGTAAACTTCCCTGTACAGAGAATTAACAAGCCGGTTGCCAAGGGGTCTAGTGTGCCGGCATGACCTACTTTTATTTTTTTAATTCCAAACTGCTTTTTGATAAGCCAACGTATTTTATTTACCACC harbors:
- a CDS encoding agmatine deiminase family protein; translated protein: MKKQFLTLLFLTLFSFQFGFSQENLLPKGLTKTEKELISNYQFKGNRITPPPSSTVRAAAEWEEVEYLVVSWNPSFENILAQIVDASVLECKVIITTTNQTSVEAFLQSEGVDLTNVIFLNEPFDSIWIRDYGGNTIYSNDVGERALTDWIYNRPRPNDDEIPTAHANLLGLPIYTTTSGTNDLVNTGGNFMSDGMGNAFASELILDENAPGNPYGVSSKTEAEIDAIMQQYMGIDNYIKMETLPHDGIHHIDMHMKLLDEETILVSEYPDGVADGPQIQQNIEYVLNNFQTPFGTPYDIKWIPAPADKTGRYPDGGGDYCTYSNMIFVNKTILVPTYRPEVDQPALDYLEELMPGYNIVGIDVDNSGENLISLSGAIHCITHTIGVENPLWIVHNPIEEAGSGSTVEINAMIKHNSGINTADVFWREVGATEYSEIPMSFAGDDNWTTNLTLPSEDVDVEYYIHAEANSGKTINRPIVAPEGYWTIDTSTLSTEEWAANNISSAYPNPATDEVNFNLNAIEGPVELSVYTILGQQLYTRTITNANGVINLKLNPDWKGTLFVTFKGKFGQVNKKVLKL
- a CDS encoding DNA-3-methyladenine glycosylase I, translating into MTKQRCAWCGDDPLYIAYHDTEWGVPVYDDQTLFEFLLLETFQAGLSWITILRKRENFREAFDGFDYKKIAQYNQNKIDSLLTNTGIIRNKLKVKSAVSNAQSFMKVQEEFGSFSTYIWGFVDGKPIQNELKSLKNVPANTPLSDTISKDLKKRGFKFVGSTVVYAHMQATGMVNDHVTSCFRHKEIKKEVQKN
- the truB gene encoding tRNA pseudouridine(55) synthase TruB → MTEQDFKNGQVLLIDKPLNWTSFQVVNKIRWLIKKQFGIKKIKVGHAGTLDPLATGLLILCTGKFTKKIETLQAQEKEYTGTFTLGATTPSYDLETEIDHRFDITEITSENIYEATNQFIGDIQQQPPVFSALKKEGKRLYEYARAGEKVEIPSRTVHISAFEITRIELPEVDFRVACSKGTYIRSLAHDFGKALKNGAHLSALKRTKIGDFSVENAITIEDFEKNLQATQS